The following coding sequences are from one Mesorhizobium onobrychidis window:
- a CDS encoding ABC transporter ATP-binding protein: protein MSRDAVGTTSPKSSGHVKAAGWGRGLSTLLRITRMNLRHPWQVALAIGSTIIAVILQLLVPWLLGWAVDQTQVAIGSGVTGTAAEQALWTSALLLLAASTLRGLFTMAQNYFAEAVGHHAAYELRLACYDKVQRLSFSFHDRVHSGDLITLGILDLDGVRMYFSTALIRLLLLTMLIGIGAYRMISTDPVLGLIALSFVPFVAWRSSVTQLKLRVIWLDLQERLSVLGRVMEENLAGIRVVRAFSAQAYEMVKFDRASKNALELAHEQVDVYVPNTSAMTLAFFFAMGLVLWIGCNKVIAGQISVGTLTMFLAFMTILQMPVRQIGLMVNGFARAYTCGSRLFGLLDQDITIRDASTARPLEIGEGTLRFDNVSFAYPGTGNRAILKNITFSARRGETIAIVGPPGSGKSTMAHLIPRFYDVTGGTIMLDGQDIRAVTLATLRQAVAVVQQDAFLFTTTIENNIAYGDPWAKEQRIERASESAQLHNYILGLPAGYKTVVGERGASLSGGQRQRLTIARTMMLRPSIVIFDDSTAAIDAATEQRIRAAIRRFAKDRVTIIIAHRLSSLKHADRILFVDNGEIVERGTHQELLAKRGRYKALYDLQLRPEDDIATTYRGAP from the coding sequence GGGCATGTGAAAGCGGCGGGTTGGGGCCGGGGCTTGAGCACTCTGCTGCGCATTACGCGCATGAATTTGAGGCACCCGTGGCAGGTCGCGCTAGCTATCGGTTCGACGATCATAGCCGTGATCCTGCAGTTGCTAGTTCCCTGGCTTCTCGGCTGGGCTGTCGACCAGACCCAGGTGGCAATCGGGAGTGGTGTCACGGGGACGGCTGCAGAACAAGCGCTATGGACTTCGGCTCTCCTGCTTCTCGCCGCGAGTACGCTACGCGGCCTCTTCACGATGGCGCAAAACTATTTTGCCGAAGCCGTCGGGCATCACGCCGCGTACGAACTGCGGCTGGCTTGTTACGACAAGGTCCAGCGCCTCAGCTTTTCCTTTCATGACCGGGTGCATTCAGGCGACCTGATCACTCTCGGCATCCTCGATCTCGACGGCGTGCGGATGTATTTTTCCACCGCCCTGATTCGCTTGCTTCTGCTCACCATGCTGATCGGGATCGGCGCCTACAGGATGATCTCAACCGACCCGGTGCTCGGTCTCATCGCGCTAAGCTTCGTGCCTTTCGTGGCCTGGAGATCGTCGGTCACGCAGCTTAAGCTACGCGTCATCTGGCTCGACCTGCAGGAGCGGCTTTCCGTCCTAGGCCGCGTGATGGAGGAAAATCTCGCAGGCATCCGCGTTGTCCGGGCGTTTTCGGCACAAGCTTATGAAATGGTAAAGTTCGACCGCGCCTCGAAAAACGCGCTCGAACTCGCCCACGAGCAGGTTGATGTCTACGTGCCCAATACGTCGGCAATGACGCTGGCCTTCTTTTTCGCCATGGGGTTGGTCCTCTGGATCGGTTGCAACAAGGTCATCGCCGGCCAGATCAGCGTTGGGACGCTCACGATGTTCCTGGCCTTCATGACGATCCTGCAAATGCCCGTCCGCCAGATCGGTCTGATGGTCAACGGCTTCGCCCGCGCCTACACTTGCGGTTCGCGCCTCTTCGGTCTGCTCGACCAGGACATCACGATCAGGGATGCTTCCACCGCCAGACCGCTTGAGATCGGTGAAGGCACTCTGCGCTTCGACAATGTCTCGTTTGCATATCCCGGCACCGGAAACCGCGCCATTCTGAAGAATATCACCTTTAGCGCCCGTAGGGGCGAGACGATCGCGATCGTGGGTCCGCCGGGTTCGGGAAAATCGACAATGGCTCACCTGATCCCCCGCTTTTACGATGTCACTGGGGGCACCATCATGCTTGACGGGCAGGACATCCGCGCGGTTACCCTCGCCACGCTTCGCCAGGCGGTCGCCGTCGTACAGCAGGATGCATTCCTGTTCACTACCACGATCGAGAACAACATCGCCTATGGCGACCCCTGGGCGAAGGAACAGCGGATCGAGCGCGCTAGCGAATCCGCCCAGTTGCACAATTACATTCTTGGCCTCCCCGCGGGCTACAAGACGGTCGTCGGCGAACGTGGCGCCTCTCTCTCTGGCGGCCAGCGCCAGCGTCTCACCATAGCTCGCACGATGATGTTGCGCCCATCAATCGTCATTTTCGACGACTCAACGGCCGCGATCGACGCCGCCACCGAGCAGCGCATCCGCGCGGCGATACGGCGTTTCGCCAAGGATAGGGTGACGATCATCATCGCCCACCGGCTGAGTTCGCTCAAGCACGCCGACCGGATCCTGTTTGTCGACAATGGCGAGATCGTGGAACGCGGCACCCATCAGGAGCTTTTGGCCAAGCGGGGACGCTATAAGGCCCTTTATGATCTTCAGCTACGCCCGGAAGATGACATTGCGACCACGTATAGGGGCGCGCCCTGA
- a CDS encoding ABC transporter ATP-binding protein, whose product MAKAHASEIETEPNDSGRRPPRAVVGSHRIEEEMFGRAFDKNIIRRIWAFVRPYRAMAVVSVAALLVFTGTQLLIPLIIRHAIDHAITPAGVDRSAVLAAAGAFALAILVNFGAAYAQETVVGKMAENVLFDIRRAMFAHLQKVSLSFMDKTEVGRLMSRLQGDVNSIQEFLESSIYSVGDIALLFGIVFVMLCVNFSLGFLTLSVLPALLMIRIVWLPRAREAFMAAHDTNSVVNGALAEAIHGVRTVQSMDRQHVNFLLYDDKAHADLRTHLVAARYAQVMVPIVDGLTGLAMAVVIVVGGSMIVNGHVDVGVLVAYIFYIQRFFDPIRSLTLQYSVMQRAMASGKRLTDVLDVRIEIQDKPDAKVLAPEMDGSVEFRNVTFGYDPKNPVLKNVSFGVNPGETVALVGPTGSGKSSAMALAHRFYDVQQGQVLVGGHDVRDLTQESLGLQIAMVLQEPFLFTGTVFENIRYHKRKATRDKVIEAAKVVGAHDFIMSLADGYDTQLGERGGNLSLGQRQLVSFARALVADAKILVLDEATANIDSYTEMLIQKALTKLLKGRTGLVIAHRLATIRGADRIIVLQNGQISETGNHDKLMAMGGLYSKLYNLNYSSFNDVLEEQADPTVQAASQT is encoded by the coding sequence ATGGCCAAGGCGCACGCCAGCGAAATCGAAACCGAACCCAATGACAGCGGCAGGCGCCCGCCGCGCGCGGTCGTCGGCTCCCATCGCATCGAGGAGGAGATGTTCGGCCGGGCTTTCGACAAGAACATCATCCGGCGCATCTGGGCCTTCGTTCGTCCGTACCGAGCCATGGCAGTCGTCTCGGTTGCCGCATTGCTGGTTTTCACTGGCACGCAGCTTCTCATCCCGCTGATCATCCGCCACGCGATCGACCACGCCATAACTCCGGCAGGCGTTGATCGCTCGGCCGTTCTTGCGGCCGCCGGCGCGTTTGCGCTCGCCATTCTGGTTAATTTCGGCGCCGCCTACGCGCAGGAAACCGTGGTGGGGAAAATGGCCGAGAACGTCCTCTTCGACATCCGGCGCGCAATGTTTGCCCATCTGCAGAAGGTATCGCTCTCATTCATGGACAAGACCGAGGTCGGACGACTGATGTCCCGCCTTCAAGGCGACGTCAACTCTATCCAGGAATTCCTCGAAAGCTCGATCTACTCCGTGGGCGATATCGCGCTTCTCTTCGGCATCGTTTTCGTAATGCTTTGCGTCAATTTCAGCCTGGGCTTTCTCACGCTCTCGGTCTTGCCGGCCCTGTTGATGATCCGCATCGTCTGGCTGCCGCGTGCACGCGAGGCCTTCATGGCTGCACACGACACCAACTCAGTCGTCAACGGCGCGTTGGCCGAAGCCATTCACGGCGTGCGCACCGTCCAGTCCATGGACCGCCAGCACGTAAACTTCCTACTGTATGACGACAAGGCACATGCCGACCTCAGGACACACCTGGTCGCGGCCAGGTATGCGCAGGTCATGGTGCCGATCGTTGATGGCCTCACCGGTCTCGCCATGGCCGTCGTCATTGTGGTCGGCGGCTCCATGATCGTGAATGGCCACGTCGATGTGGGGGTATTGGTTGCCTACATATTCTATATCCAACGCTTCTTTGACCCAATTCGCTCACTTACTCTGCAATATTCCGTGATGCAGCGCGCCATGGCCTCCGGCAAGCGCCTGACCGATGTGCTCGACGTCAGGATCGAGATCCAGGACAAACCGGATGCTAAGGTCCTTGCGCCCGAAATGGACGGCTCGGTCGAGTTCAGGAACGTCACGTTCGGCTACGATCCCAAAAATCCGGTGCTGAAAAACGTCTCCTTCGGGGTCAATCCCGGCGAGACGGTCGCCTTGGTCGGGCCGACCGGCTCTGGTAAATCGAGCGCGATGGCCCTCGCCCACCGCTTTTATGATGTTCAGCAAGGCCAAGTGCTGGTCGGCGGACATGATGTGCGCGATCTCACCCAGGAATCGCTCGGGCTCCAGATCGCCATGGTGCTGCAGGAGCCGTTTCTGTTCACCGGGACGGTCTTCGAGAACATCCGCTACCACAAGAGGAAAGCTACGCGGGACAAAGTGATCGAGGCCGCCAAGGTGGTCGGCGCCCACGACTTCATCATGAGCCTTGCCGACGGGTATGATACCCAACTCGGCGAACGCGGCGGCAACCTTTCTCTCGGCCAGCGTCAGCTTGTCAGTTTCGCCCGCGCTCTCGTTGCCGACGCCAAGATCCTAGTTCTTGACGAGGCCACCGCCAACATCGACAGCTACACGGAAATGCTGATCCAGAAGGCTCTGACAAAACTCCTGAAAGGCCGCACTGGGCTTGTCATCGCTCACCGGCTCGCCACAATCCGCGGTGCCGATCGAATCATCGTACTTCAGAATGGCCAAATTAGTGAAACCGGTAACCACGACAAACTGATGGCTATGGGTGGGCTTTATTCCAAACTCTACAATCTGAACTACTCGTCCTTCAACGACGTTCTCGAAGAGCAAGCCGACCCGACCGTACAAGCCGCCTCTCAGACCTGA